In Melanotaenia boesemani isolate fMelBoe1 chromosome 18, fMelBoe1.pri, whole genome shotgun sequence, the following proteins share a genomic window:
- the LOC121628571 gene encoding uncharacterized protein LOC121628571 produces the protein MQWTCKFCNFTCEKRGQLLKHYRLKHGGYTRTVPLPCLHKQCPCTFKSFNALKVHLSRVHSLINDHLIDKRNHVFQCQLCDFKESCEEKDFFSHLRTHIRMCQKVQCPYKDCDFETSVYTTFNAHKSRNHDGRHIDQLLQFKPGILTQRETLVDVASAEEENDIEDQADFHEDELVAVNKKDLEDQLEHNLAALFLRMRTVLTISESAVQDLIQQIRQIMDLSRPLLFSAIKRVLLNYYPDADISIATEMVNAVTESNVILKHTEIGGSLSTSCKRASYAKREFKIVEPVEFVLSEDKQSVVYIPVLQMLQVMFNKEEILNKALQVISGDVQGFDTFRDESWSSLGQ, from the exons ATGCAGTGGACGTGTAAGTTTTGTAACTTCACTTGTGAAAAGCGAGGGCAGCTTCTTAAACATTATAGACTGAAACATGGTGGCTACACAAGAACAGTACCATTACCATGTCTTCATAAGCAGTGTCCCTGCACATTCAAGTCATTTAATGCACTGAAGGTACATTTATCAAGAGTGCATTCATTGATCAATGATCATCTTATTGATAAAAGAAATCATGTGTTCCAGTGTCAGCTTTGTGACTTCAAAGAGTCATGTGaagaaaaggattttttttcacatttacgtACACATATCCGAATGTGCCAGAAAGTCCAGTGTCCCTACAAAGATTGTGATTTTGAAACCAGTGTCTATACAACATTTAATGCCCACAAAAGTAGGAACCATGATGGCAGGCACATAGACCAACTGTTGCAGTTCAAGCCAGGGATTTTAACACAGAGAGAAACTTTGGTTGACGTTGCTAGCGCTGAAGAGGAAAATGACATTGAAGATCAGGCTGATTTTCATGAAGATGAGTTGGTTGCAGTCAATAAGAAAGACTTGGAGGATCAGCTTGAGCACAATTTGGCAGCTCTCTTCCTCAGAATGCGAACTGTACTCACTATATCCGAAAGTGCTGTACAGGATTTGATACAGCAAATACGGCAGATAATGGATCTCTCAAGGCCTTTGCTTTTTTCTGCTATTAAAAGAGTACTCCTGAACTACTATCCTGATGCAGATATATCCATAGCAACAGAAATGGTAAATGCAGTCACAGAGAGCAATGTTATTCTGAAACACACGGAGATTGGAGGTTCCCTATCCACATCCTGCAAAAGAGCATCATATGCCAAAAGAGAATTTAAAATTGTGGAACCTGTTGAGTTTGTTTTGAGTGAAGACAAGCAGTCAGTTGTCTACATACCTGTTCTTCAAATGCTCCAGGTAATGTTCAACAAAGAGGAAATCCTGAACAAGGCCCTTCAGGTTATCAGTGGTGATGTGCAAGGATTCGACACATTCAGGGATG agTCATGGAGCAGTCTTGGCCAGTAA